GAAATAATTAacgtttttttaaatttattaaaatctaaaaaattattatcaattttttatattgaaaaattaataaatatcattatcaaaatatttgttatatatttatttttattaattaaatgataataatttttttattattttataaattatatattgtataaatttagttaatctctttatattattatattggaACTCTCTTTTACTTCtaaatgtaaaagaaaaaaaaatcatattttaacTCTTGTGatactttatattaatttttttaatctttataagataataattttttataagctaataaatgaaaagatattttttaagaaatcatTAAACATGCTATTTTAAATTCGTGAAATtgcacattttttaaattttgaattaaaatacaaaattcaaatttaaatttttattgattttgttaatttttatatctgTTTATACTTGAACCTAAAACAGTCGAACTCAATTCGACTCAACCAATGGCTCTTGTGGGAATGGCCTCTCTCAAAAAGTTTGGCCAAGTGAAAAGAGAGCTCATCCTTACTAGATATAAGTGGGTCGAAATCGAATCGCTTGAATTTGGGTTTCGTAATATGAATTTCGACTACATTTGAAGAGCAAGTTAGATGTTTTTTTACTACTCAAGTTATCACTATTAAGGTGATAACCAAATCAAGTAATTGTTCATTATTAATAGAAGAGAGTCACTACAGTAATAACTAGAATTCTTGCTAATTTAAAGTCAGAACAAGAGAACCGAGCTAGCATGAGTCACCACTCACCAGATGAGCTTGGACCTTGAAAATTGAACTTAACATGAAAACGAAAACGATCCAATACCAAAAACAGGATGGTTTGTTTTCTACTGAACTTCTACTATAAACTCGTTCTTAGTAACTCACatcatttaaaaagaaaatataaatgaaaattCGTATTAATATCCTGGAATAaactaatgataaaaaaaaagttaaatactAAAAGTATGTGACACTTAAACAGTAAACATATACAAATAAGTGTTtcttaaagaaaaacaaacaagGCTTTGAAACCATATTTTCAAGGCGATTTTAGTCGCATAATTAACCTATACATATTAGTTACTTTTCCAGTTTTCCATCAAGGGCAACAATCCCAAAAAATGAATCTTACCCTAAAATTCATCTCATATAAACAGATTaaaaagaagaatgatgaagcATCTATGTGGTTGCTAAATCCACACGGCAAAGGGGGCAAGTAGATTTTCCACTATGAAGCCAAGAGTAAAGACAAGAAGAATGAAACTGATGAGGACACAATCCAAGAGGTTGAATCAACTCCCCATCCTTGAACACTTCCATGCAAATAGAGCATTCAAGTGGGGAGCATCCACTGCTTTTATCTTCAACAACAAAGCTCTTAACCGGTGGCAACACCCTCAAAGCTTTCCTACCCATAGTTATAACAGCAGAATCACCATTGAATTGCAGCCTTGTTTGATGTTCTCTCTGATGAGCCATTAATCTTACAATATGATCCATCACAATAGTATCTCTTATCTGCCTCCTCACTTCTGTTTCTGTTTCTGTTGTTGATGCTTCTGGGACTCTGCTTCTCTCATCAATCAGTGTTTTTAACAGTGACCCAACAATgctaaagaaaatatataagatCAACGTCGCCATGGAAGACAATAATACCATGAGATTTGATTCCTCTGTGAACATGGAAGTCACCACAAGAGAGATGAGTAGGattgggaaaataaaaaaagggtgAACAACAAAAAATTTCATTGTTGGAGATGGAA
The genomic region above belongs to Arachis duranensis cultivar V14167 chromosome 3, aradu.V14167.gnm2.J7QH, whole genome shotgun sequence and contains:
- the LOC107477009 gene encoding probable E3 ubiquitin-protein ligase ATL44 is translated as MATLILYIFFSIVGSLLKTLIDERSRVPEASTTETETEVRRQIRDTIVMDHIVRLMAHQREHQTRLQFNGDSAVITMGRKALRVLPPVKSFVVEDKSSGCSPLECSICMEVFKDGELIQPLGLCPHQFHSSCLYSWLHSGKSTCPLCRVDLATT